A single Triticum dicoccoides isolate Atlit2015 ecotype Zavitan chromosome 2A, WEW_v2.0, whole genome shotgun sequence DNA region contains:
- the LOC119358417 gene encoding uncharacterized protein LOC119358417: MLYSKAKAGQEPFALSDCLPRSARNLSTLTLCFGDQMIWIQPEHPKQLTPIFRNLTTVFLFGIFSECDLSWTLFILEAAPALQDFALSRHSCIKTPEYSAEKTNVVWEPSKDFKHLNLKGLHIFGCEDEDKVRNYVRLVMERAVGLLLIELYGENPCIYCDATNLERSKAEKSSRHRIKEQLTYGSSSSVEIIIC, encoded by the exons ATGCTCTATTCTAAAGCCAAGGCAGGGCAAGAGCCATTTGCGTTGAGCGACTGCCTGCCAAGGAGTGCCAGGAATCTGTCAACACTGACTCTGTGTTTTGGGGACCAAATG ATTTGGATTCAGCCAGAACATCCGAAGCAGCTCACTCCTATATTCAGAAACCTGACCACTGTGTTTCTTTTCGGTATCTTCAGTGAGTGTGATCTGAGCTGGACATTGTTTATCCTTGAAGCTGCACCTGCCCTACAGGATTTTGCA TTATCTCGACATTCATGTATCAAGACGCCCGAGTACAGTGCCGAGAAGACCAACGTGGTGTGGGAGCCATCCAAGGATTTTAAGCACCTGAACTTAAAGGGGCTGCATATCTTCGGGTGCGAGGATGAAGACAAGGTGAGAAACTATGTAAGGCTTGTCATGGAACGAGCTGTGGGGCTGTTGTTAATCGAGCTGTATGGTGAAAACCCATGCATTTACTGTGATGCCACCAACCTTGAAAGATCCAAGGCGGAAAAATCTAGCAGGCATCGGATTAAGGAGCAACTCACATATGGATCATCTTCATCCGTGGAGATAATTATCTGTTGA